One Candidatus Angelobacter sp. genomic window, AGATTTCCACGAAGCCGGAATGATCTCCCATGAGGCCGGAACCAGCCGCTTCCATTGGTCGGTGAAGAAAAGCAACGCGAAAAAAATAAATCCGTTGAGAAGAAACAGATGAACCGATAGGAAATGCCAAGCTCGCGCCATCCCCACGGTGTGTCGGTATCCTGGCAAGGCCAGCCACGGAGAAATGTAGCGGGCGTCGTCCTTCGCCGTCCACAAGCGGTCACTCGGAACTTTCAGCGGTGTGAACCGGAGCCACTCCGAGTTCGGCGTGCAATGGCGATTCCAATAAAGTCGCGGGTGATCCATCAAAATGGAGAGTCCGCTGCGGACAAGGAGCATCAGAAAAAAGAAGTTCACAAAATGGGTCAGCCGCAACCACGCGGGGAAACCGTGCGGAGTTGGAGGATTTTCCAGATTGATCGGCGGCAGGAAATTCTCCTTTGGGAGCCCGGCGATCAGATACTGGCCCCACGCAATCGCGACGGGGGCAAGAACGACAACGGCAAACGCGAAGACGAACCGGGGATTTATCCAGACACGAAAACGGCGATCCGGTGGATAATGGATGGCTCGATGGACTTTGTCGAATGTCTGCATGAAGACCGGGTCTTAGGGTGAATCAGATTTCTTTGATTGACGTCGTCTCGAGCGTTTAGCCGATGGCTTCTTCGGATTACTGTGTGAAAACCCGGCCGGATAGGTGATCGTGGTGCCGCGGACTTTGGCGAAAGGAGTAAGCGTATGAACCTGGCGGCGAGTTGGGCTCAGGATGTCCTCGGTGCGGATTCCCCGAACCAGCAAGGCATCGGCGATTAGCGAACGATGACAGCGCCACGGCACAGCTTCAGCGCACATCAATACAATTCGCTCCCGGGTCGCCAATTGGATCAATTCGTCGAGGCCTTGCTCAAATTCCGGCGTCTGCATGTAATCCGCATAACCTCGAAAGGAAGCATTGCGCCAGCCGAGGTTGAGCGAATCGCGCTTCGCATGACGCAACCCGCCCAGTTCCGGCAGATGAACGTAGCGCAATCCGGCTTTTTTCAATGAGCCTGGCAGTGAAGCCTTGTTGAATTGCGGGTTGTTCCGGGACCGCGGCACCGTTCGCACATCCACGACGCGAATCGCACCGTGCGCCTGAAGCAGGCCTATAAAATCCCCGAGCGTGCGTGTGGAATGTCCAATCGTCTGCACGAGGGGAGAAGGTTTCGCACTGGCCTTCCCCTTTCCTCTCTGAACACCGGACCTGGCCTTGAATTTAGGCTCACTCATTTTGACATTTTTCTGCATCAGCGGCGCCCGCTTACTTTGGTCCGTTGACCGAGACGGAATAGTTTCTGCCTTCCCAGTGTCGGGCTTCTTTCCAGTAGAAAGTGAAATCGATCACTGAACCATCCAGGCAGTCCTTCGTGGGAAGATCAGCGAACCACACATTCAGCATGCTGAGAGGAGCGGCGTCCGCCTGGTTGGTTCTGGCCCAGCCATTGACGGACCAGACGACGGTTGCGCCGGTCGCAACGATGAGGCGCAGGATTTTGCCCTGCGGCATCCGGCGCAGCGGGTAGCGGAAGCTCCAAATCTCATGCCGGCTCGCGACCGGGTTGGCGACGTAGCGCTTGAAGGCCGGTTCGACTCGATCAAAACACACGCCGTCGTGAGCACTGCGCACGAGGGAGACATATTCCGCGTGCGACCAGCAAAGCGGCATGGCCGCACCCGTGGGCAGTCCGCGCTTCATTCCTCCCAGGTCTTCGGCGTCCCACAACTGCTCGCTGATCATGCCGCCTTCGTTGGCAAACTTTTCCATCGCGGCTATGAACAGTCTTGGATCGCTTCCCGCAGCGAGTTCGTAATGGCCACGCTCGCCGGTCAAAATCGGCCAGGAACGACCGACACCAGTTCCATCGAAAGCGTCGCCGTCCTCTTTCTGCCCGTAGCCATCGCAATTGTAGCGGCGCCAGCACGGACCTTGCGGCAGGTCGCGCTTGAGCAGGCGATCCATGACCACGACGGAATCGCGCACGAGCCGATCGTTTGCCGCACGAATGCCCAACCGCACGAGTTGAAGAAAATCGCCGCCGACGATGTTCCTTGCCGGATGGATGCCGCCGCCATTGGCAACTGCAAGCATCGTGGTGTTCGGATCGGCGTGCGGATCGGGTGTCTCGGGATCAGTGGGATTGATGCGAATGTAATGGCGCCGGAAACCTTCAACCAGTTCACCGGCTGTGGTGACGGTCCATTCTTCAACATGCGCGGCCAACCAGTCCGCATACTGCAAAATGAAATCCGCCGTGCTCGTTTCATTGTGCTGTTTGGCGAACTCCGCGGCGCAAACCAGGCCGGCGATCACCGCGGCGAGCGTCGAGGGTGAATAGCCGGCGGTCTCCTCCCAGCGTTCCTGCGCGGTGACCGGTCCCGCCCGGATGAGATACGCCGCTGCCCGGGAAATCATGACCCAGGGATCGAACCGGCCCAGCGTGACGCCTTCGCGATGCAGGCGCCACGCCAGCAGGATGGGAGCGGCAATTTCATCGAGTTGCACCCCGGGCCAATACGCATTTCCATTGATCCAGCT contains:
- a CDS encoding cytochrome b/b6 domain-containing protein, which codes for MQTFDKVHRAIHYPPDRRFRVWINPRFVFAFAVVVLAPVAIAWGQYLIAGLPKENFLPPINLENPPTPHGFPAWLRLTHFVNFFFLMLLVRSGLSILMDHPRLYWNRHCTPNSEWLRFTPLKVPSDRLWTAKDDARYISPWLALPGYRHTVGMARAWHFLSVHLFLLNGFIFFALLFFTDQWKRLVPASWEIIPASWKSFVYYATFHLPVEPNGFYQFNPLQQLSYFAVVFVMAPLSMLTGMAMSPAVDNRFPLYPKIFGSRQGARSIHFILLIGYLCFLAV
- a CDS encoding DUF488 domain-containing protein; the protein is MSEPKFKARSGVQRGKGKASAKPSPLVQTIGHSTRTLGDFIGLLQAHGAIRVVDVRTVPRSRNNPQFNKASLPGSLKKAGLRYVHLPELGGLRHAKRDSLNLGWRNASFRGYADYMQTPEFEQGLDELIQLATRERIVLMCAEAVPWRCHRSLIADALLVRGIRTEDILSPTRRQVHTLTPFAKVRGTTITYPAGFSHSNPKKPSAKRSRRRQSKKSDSP
- a CDS encoding glycoside hydrolase family 15 protein is translated as MNSPEHSVAFGAPGITPRWTSSAKEGLGTAYHTSCRIWFTLSHGIVNEIYYPTVDQPNTRDFQFLISDGETFCHEEKRDLDHQVEYPERDCPFYRLTNSERGGRYRLIKHVLTDPHRSVLLVHTKLEILDESLRGKLHLYALLAPHLARHGAGNSGWSSEIGGNKLLHAERKDLHLVMGCSSGFLRRSVGYVGASDGWHDLMDNFKMDWEFPAAENGNIALTGEIDLQDGDEFAIAIALGGSYQSTVAKLLQSLAEPFDVHREAYVRQWQRTVVDPKYDFSDHTSDDGSMYRLSRCILLAHEDKSFQGALVASMSIPWGETKDDSDLGGYHLVWTRDLTQSATGLLATGQTGTPLRALIWLAAIQRADGRFPQNSWINGNAYWPGVQLDEIAAPILLAWRLHREGVTLGRFDPWVMISRAAAYLIRAGPVTAQERWEETAGYSPSTLAAVIAGLVCAAEFAKQHNETSTADFILQYADWLAAHVEEWTVTTAGELVEGFRRHYIRINPTDPETPDPHADPNTTMLAVANGGGIHPARNIVGGDFLQLVRLGIRAANDRLVRDSVVVMDRLLKRDLPQGPCWRRYNCDGYGQKEDGDAFDGTGVGRSWPILTGERGHYELAAGSDPRLFIAAMEKFANEGGMISEQLWDAEDLGGMKRGLPTGAAMPLCWSHAEYVSLVRSAHDGVCFDRVEPAFKRYVANPVASRHEIWSFRYPLRRMPQGKILRLIVATGATVVWSVNGWARTNQADAAPLSMLNVWFADLPTKDCLDGSVIDFTFYWKEARHWEGRNYSVSVNGPK